One genomic segment of Lysobacter sp. 5GHs7-4 includes these proteins:
- a CDS encoding ABC transporter permease translates to MNLRRLFAIVLKELRQMRRDRVTLAMIVGIPVMQLVLFGYAINLNLRGLQTGVADQANTAASRALVMDMVATGVIDPSVAARTPEELMQRLRRGEISVGVVIPPDFERRRYEGREAVQVLVDGSDTSVQAAAAQLAQLPLNTAPTANDRPLRAGPGQGGGQIGVVAFYNPERRSAVNIVPGLIGIILTMTMVMFTAVAVVRERERGNMELLIATPLSRSELMVGKVLPYAGIGLIQTTLVILLGLWLFEVPIRGSVFDVYWAAVLLIIANLSLGLLISTKAQSQFQAMQMTFFIFLPSILLSGFMFPFAGMPKLVQWLAEVLPLTHFLRLIRGVMLRGASLWELWPDVLALLGFIAVMMTLAIARFRKRLD, encoded by the coding sequence ATGAACCTGCGCCGCCTGTTCGCGATCGTGCTGAAGGAACTGCGGCAGATGCGCCGCGACCGCGTGACGCTGGCCATGATCGTCGGCATCCCGGTGATGCAGCTGGTGCTGTTCGGCTATGCGATCAATCTCAATCTGCGCGGCCTGCAGACCGGCGTCGCCGACCAGGCCAATACCGCCGCCTCGCGCGCGCTGGTGATGGACATGGTCGCGACCGGTGTGATCGACCCGAGCGTCGCCGCGCGCACGCCCGAGGAGCTGATGCAGCGCCTGCGCCGCGGCGAGATCAGCGTGGGCGTGGTGATCCCGCCCGATTTCGAGCGTCGCCGCTACGAAGGCCGCGAGGCGGTGCAGGTGCTGGTGGACGGCAGCGACACCTCGGTGCAGGCCGCGGCCGCGCAGCTGGCGCAACTGCCCTTGAACACGGCGCCCACCGCCAACGACCGGCCGTTGCGCGCGGGTCCGGGGCAGGGCGGCGGCCAGATCGGCGTGGTCGCGTTCTACAACCCCGAGCGGCGCTCGGCGGTGAACATCGTGCCCGGGCTGATCGGCATCATCCTGACCATGACCATGGTGATGTTCACCGCGGTGGCGGTGGTGCGCGAACGCGAGCGCGGCAACATGGAGCTGCTGATCGCCACGCCGCTGAGCCGCAGCGAGCTGATGGTCGGCAAGGTACTGCCCTATGCCGGCATCGGCCTGATCCAGACCACCCTGGTGATCCTGCTGGGGCTGTGGCTGTTCGAGGTGCCGATCCGCGGCAGCGTGTTCGACGTCTATTGGGCGGCGGTGCTGCTGATCATCGCCAACCTCAGCCTGGGCCTGCTGATCTCGACCAAGGCGCAGTCGCAGTTCCAGGCCATGCAGATGACTTTCTTCATCTTCCTGCCCTCGATCCTGCTGTCGGGCTTCATGTTCCCGTTCGCGGGCATGCCCAAGCTGGTGCAGTGGCTGGCCGAGGTCTTGCCGCTGACCCATTTCCTGCGCCTGATCCGCGGCGTCATGCTGCGTGGCGCGTCCCTGTGGGAACTGTGGCCGGACGTGCTGGCGCTGCTGGGCTTCATCGCGGTGATGATGACGCTGGCGATCGCGCGCTTCCGCAAACGGCTGGATTGA
- a CDS encoding ABC transporter ATP-binding protein: MRARGLSKQFGALTAVDRVDLTVPRAHVYGFLGPNGSGKSTTIRMLCGLLTPSAGEIEVLGLRIPEQAEELRKRIGYMTQKFSLFEDLTVRENLEFLAAVQDIPRNEARKRIDELVEQYHFQDRQQQLAGTMSGGQKQRLALAGAVIQKPELLFLDEPTSAVDPESRRDFWEKLFDLADAGTTLLVSTHYMDEAERCHRIAILDRGVLVADGTPLELTGELAGRTVEVLAPQPRRAQQALVAVPGVLSVAQIGNSLRVLADADGDTAGRLRGVLAQAGIDAQVEPSQPNLEDVFVSATRGRDDAALKERAA; encoded by the coding sequence ATCCGCGCGCGCGGCCTGAGCAAACAGTTCGGCGCCCTGACGGCGGTAGATCGTGTCGACCTCACCGTACCGCGCGCCCACGTCTACGGATTCCTTGGGCCCAACGGCTCGGGCAAGTCCACGACCATCCGCATGCTCTGCGGCCTGCTCACGCCCAGCGCCGGCGAGATCGAGGTGCTGGGACTGCGCATCCCGGAGCAGGCCGAGGAACTGCGCAAGCGCATCGGCTACATGACCCAGAAGTTCTCGCTGTTTGAAGACCTCACGGTGCGCGAGAACCTGGAATTCCTGGCTGCGGTGCAGGACATCCCGCGCAACGAGGCGCGCAAGCGCATCGACGAGCTGGTCGAGCAATACCATTTCCAGGACCGCCAGCAGCAGTTGGCCGGCACCATGAGCGGCGGCCAGAAGCAGCGCCTGGCGCTGGCCGGCGCGGTGATCCAGAAGCCCGAGCTGCTGTTCCTGGACGAACCCACCAGCGCGGTCGATCCCGAATCGCGCCGCGACTTCTGGGAGAAATTGTTCGACCTGGCCGACGCCGGCACCACCTTGCTGGTGTCCACCCACTACATGGACGAGGCCGAGCGCTGCCATCGCATCGCCATCCTCGACCGCGGCGTGCTGGTGGCCGACGGCACGCCGCTGGAACTCACCGGCGAGTTGGCCGGGCGCACGGTGGAAGTGCTGGCGCCGCAGCCGCGGCGCGCGCAGCAGGCGCTGGTGGCGGTGCCCGGCGTGCTCAGCGTGGCGCAGATCGGCAACAGCCTGCGCGTGCTGGCCGACGCCGACGGCGACACCGCCGGGCGCCTGCGCGGCGTGCTCGCCCAGGCCGGCATCGATGCCCAGGTCGAGCCTTCGCAGCCCAATCTGGAAGACGTGTTCGTCTCGGCCACGCGCGGCCGCGACGACGCGGCGCTCAAGGAGCGTGCCGCATGA
- a CDS encoding HlyD family efflux transporter periplasmic adaptor subunit, whose translation MSRPSPSLSRWTAPLLLALAVSACGDDRPQALGTLEWDRISLPAPAAEKVLRIDVREGERVAAGAQLLQLEPDRTQSQLAALQAQARQAGEALAELQAGPRSEAIAQARANLAATQAQAADARAYYTRLQPLGRQKLVAASDVDRARAAAGNAEAQVRAAQAALLELEHGTRSEQIAQGRSALAAAQAQAAAQQVSLQKLDVVAPRAGVVDSLPYRLGDQAPVGAPLAVMLVGDAPYARVYVPETIRANVRVGQGARVYIDGREQALGGRVRAIRSDPNFTPYYALTGDDAARLSYLAEVELTDKTAAQLPAGLPVRVEFDEAQP comes from the coding sequence ATGAGCCGTCCCTCCCCATCGCTTTCCCGCTGGACCGCGCCGCTGCTGCTGGCGCTGGCCGTGTCCGCCTGCGGCGACGATCGTCCGCAGGCCCTGGGCACCTTGGAATGGGACCGCATCAGCCTGCCGGCGCCCGCCGCGGAGAAAGTGCTGCGCATCGACGTGCGCGAAGGCGAGCGCGTCGCCGCCGGCGCGCAGCTGCTGCAACTGGAGCCCGACCGCACCCAGTCGCAACTGGCGGCCTTGCAGGCGCAAGCACGCCAGGCCGGCGAGGCCCTGGCCGAACTGCAGGCCGGGCCGCGCAGCGAGGCGATCGCGCAGGCGCGCGCGAACCTGGCTGCAACGCAGGCGCAGGCGGCCGACGCGCGCGCCTACTACACGCGCCTGCAGCCGCTGGGCCGGCAGAAGCTGGTCGCCGCCTCCGATGTCGATCGCGCGCGCGCGGCCGCCGGCAACGCCGAGGCGCAGGTGCGCGCGGCGCAGGCCGCCTTGCTGGAGCTGGAACACGGCACCCGCAGCGAGCAGATCGCGCAGGGCCGGTCCGCGCTGGCCGCGGCCCAAGCCCAGGCCGCCGCACAGCAGGTGAGCCTGCAGAAACTGGACGTGGTCGCGCCGCGCGCGGGTGTGGTCGACAGCCTGCCGTACCGGCTCGGCGACCAGGCGCCGGTGGGCGCGCCGCTGGCGGTGATGCTAGTCGGCGACGCGCCGTACGCGCGCGTCTACGTGCCCGAGACGATCCGCGCCAACGTCCGCGTCGGCCAGGGCGCACGCGTCTACATCGACGGTCGAGAACAGGCCCTGGGCGGGCGCGTGCGCGCGATCCGCAGCGATCCCAACTTCACGCCGTACTACGCGTTGACCGGCGACGACGCCGCGCGCCTGAGCTATCTGGCCGAAGTGGAGCTGACCGACAAGACCGCCGCGCAGTTGCCTGCGGGCCTGCCGGTGCGGGTGGAGTTCGATGAGGCGCAGCCGTGA
- a CDS encoding TetR/AcrR family transcriptional regulator produces MSIDPPSGAPRRPRKTAATRRAPGRPAADGPDLRSRLLDAAIVCYTRQGIAATALRSIAIEAGVNPALLHYYFGDREQLQAAVIQERVMPAIASLAGHLQAAGDDSARLIAAFVRGVGDTVAQYPWFPSLWVREVLCEGGALRDLLVDQIGPQLPQMLAQRFALAQRDGRLNADLDPRLLVVSLVGLTLFPIAGAPVWQRVFGIETFDNQALREHTIALLDRGLACG; encoded by the coding sequence ATGAGCATCGATCCGCCTTCCGGCGCGCCCCGCCGCCCCCGCAAAACCGCCGCCACCCGTCGCGCCCCGGGGCGCCCGGCCGCGGACGGTCCCGATCTGCGCTCGCGCCTGCTGGACGCGGCCATCGTCTGCTACACCCGCCAGGGCATCGCCGCCACCGCGCTGCGCAGCATCGCGATCGAGGCGGGTGTGAATCCGGCGCTGCTGCACTACTACTTCGGCGACCGCGAGCAGCTGCAGGCGGCGGTGATCCAGGAGCGGGTGATGCCGGCCATCGCCAGCCTCGCCGGCCATCTGCAGGCCGCCGGCGACGACAGCGCGCGGCTGATCGCCGCCTTCGTGCGCGGCGTCGGCGACACCGTGGCGCAGTACCCGTGGTTCCCGTCGCTGTGGGTGCGCGAGGTGCTGTGCGAGGGCGGCGCGCTGCGCGATCTGCTGGTGGACCAGATCGGTCCGCAACTGCCGCAGATGCTGGCGCAGCGGTTCGCGCTGGCGCAGCGCGACGGCCGCCTCAACGCCGATCTCGATCCGCGCCTGCTGGTGGTGTCCCTGGTCGGTCTGACGCTGTTCCCGATCGCCGGCGCACCGGTCTGGCAACGCGTATTCGGCATCGAGACGTTCGACAACCAGGCCCTGCGCGAACACACCATCGCCTTGCTCGACCGCGGCCTGGCCTGCGGCTGA